ACTTCGTGCCGGCCGTCGCCGAGCGGCCGGACGCCGGTGACCTTGTCGCCCCACCGCACGGTGCCGGCGGGGAGCGACTGGAGCAGGATCCGGCGCAGGTCGCCGCGGAGCACCTCGGGGCGCCCGCCCGTGCCGTCGTCGGGCTCCTCGTACAGTGCGCTGCCGTGCCGGTCGAGCACCCGCAGTGCCTCGCCGCCCTGGTGGATGATCGCGCGGAACTCGTCGGTGAGGCCGGCCGCCTCGAGCGCGAGCTGCCCGTTGTGCTCGTGGATGTCGAGCTGGCCTCCCTGGGTACGGGCCTCCGGCGAGGGCTCCGCCTCATGGATCGTCGCGGGGATTCCGTGGACGTGCAGGACCCGGGCGAGCGTGAGGCCGCCGAGTCCGGCGCCGATGATCGTGACGTGGGTGCGCATCGCGGCTCCTTCTGGGTCGAGGCCGCGCCGTGGTCGGCGGGCATCTCTGGAACGTCGTTCCATACCCATGGTGGAACGACGTTCCAGCTATGTCAAAATGGCAGCATGACAACCCCTCGCACGCGCCGGTCGCAGCGGCGGACAGAGGCACTCTCCCGTGAGCGCATCATCGAGGCCGCCGTCGAGCTGCTCGACGCGGCCGGCGAGGGCGGGCTGACGTTCCGGGTGCTGACCGAGCGCCTCGCCACCGGGCCCGGGGCGATCTACTGGCACGTGGCGAACAAGGGCGAGCTGCTCGGCGCCGCCACCGACGCCGTGGTCGCCGCCGCCCTGGCCGTCGAGCCCGCCGAGGCCCCGGGCTCGCCGCAGGACGCGGTCCGGGGCGTCGCGCTCGGCCTGTTCGACGCGATCGGGGAGCACCCGTGGCTCGCCACGCAGCTCTCGACGCAGCTCTCCCGCAGCCCCTGGGGCTCGGTGGCGCCACGGATCTTCGAGAGCCTCGGCCGGCAGGTCCGCGCACTGGGCGTGCCCGAGGACGGGTGGTTCGCGGCGACCTCGGTGCTGGTGCACTACATCCTCGGGGCCGCCGGCCAGAACGCCGCGAACTCCGCGAGCGCCCGCGATCTCGGGCCCGGCACGGACCGCACCGAGTTCCTCGGCGCCGTGGCGACGGCCTGGCAGGAGCTCGACCCCGACGACTACCCGTTCACCCGGGCCGTGGCGGCCCAGCTGCGCGACCACGACGACCACGAGCAGTTCCTCGCCGGTGTCGATCTCGTTCTCGCCGGTATCACCGCCGGGTCGGGGCGGACCTCGCGGTAGCGGCGCGGCGGACCTCGCCGTAGGGGCGCGGCGGGCCTCGCGGCAGGGGTGCGGCGGGCCTCGCGGCAGGGGTGCGGCGGACCTCGCGGCAGGGGTGCGGCGCGCCCGCCCCGCCGGGGCGTACCCGGCCCCGTCGCAGGGCCGCCCCGCCCTCGCTCCGCGGCCCGATGAAATTCCCG
The sequence above is drawn from the Kitasatospora sp. NBC_00315 genome and encodes:
- a CDS encoding TetR/AcrR family transcriptional regulator, with amino-acid sequence MTTPRTRRSQRRTEALSRERIIEAAVELLDAAGEGGLTFRVLTERLATGPGAIYWHVANKGELLGAATDAVVAAALAVEPAEAPGSPQDAVRGVALGLFDAIGEHPWLATQLSTQLSRSPWGSVAPRIFESLGRQVRALGVPEDGWFAATSVLVHYILGAAGQNAANSASARDLGPGTDRTEFLGAVATAWQELDPDDYPFTRAVAAQLRDHDDHEQFLAGVDLVLAGITAGSGRTSR